The sequence AACAAAGAAGCAGGCTGGATACATGATTGAAAGAGGCATTAAATATTTAAAAGGTATAGCATTATCATCACCGCTACCAGAGGATGCATTTGTACGTAAGCTGTTAACTTCATTAAATCAAGTCTAACAATCAGAACCACCCACTATATAAGGGTGGTTCTGATGAATCCAACAACATTAATGTTTATCAGTAAAATATTTAATATATTAATAACAGAATGGGTTATAACTCATTTAGATCGTGTGGGAGATGAATAAAAAAATCCTCCTTTGAATACAAAGGAGGGGAAAAATAAGGCTTACTTCAAGTCATCCCATATTTATGGAATTTACCATTTATATATGTTATTAATGTTAAATGTAATGTGTAAATTCCTAAAATTAATGGTGAGCCGTATGGTTCGTATCGAGCCGGATATGGATCAACAGCTGGCACTGGTAGCCTGAAAGTATCCAGAACCGCTCGTTTTCCAGGAATCTGGAAAACGCTTCGGTAGCCCTTCGTCACTCAATGAAGAATAGCAATTGTTGGTATTGGAACGTTTTAACGCTGGAGCACGCATTAGCGCACTTGTCAGAGAATTTGGCTCCTTACGGCAGGCTATGACTCGTTTGCGGGATAAGGCCGGAAGGTAATATGCAGTAATAGGCTAAAGACCATGATGGTTGTCAATTGATCCTACCCACGTAATATGGACACAGGCCTAAGCGAGGTTCTGGTTTTCAAATTGTTCCGGACTGAGGCCGCCACACCAACTGTGCCGCCGCCACCGATTGTAATCACATTCGATATAATTAAACACCGTTGCCCGCATTATTTCCCGGCTGATAAAGTGTTCTCCATGGATACATTCCACTTTCAGCGAATGAAAGAAGCTTTCCACGCAGGCATTATCGTAGCAGCAACCTTTTGCGCTCATACTTCCACGCAGATTATGCCGCTTCAGTTGCGCCTGATAATCTGCTGAACAGTACTGGCCTCCACGGTCCGTGTGAACGATAACGTTCCGGGGCCTCTTACGCCGCCACTGCGCCATCTGCAGGGCATCGCAGACCAGTTGCACCGTCATGCGTGGCGACATTGACCAGCCAATAACGGCACGTGACCACAGGTCAATGACACTGCCAGATACAGCCAGCCTTCATCTGTACGTAAGTAAGTGATGTTCCCGCCCACTTCTGGTCAGGGCCACTGGCGTAAAAATCCTGCTCCAACAGATTTTCTGACACAGGCAGGTTGTGTGCGCGGTAGCTGACCGGGCTGAACTTCCGGGAGGCCTTTGCCCTCAGTCCCTGACGGCGCAGGCTTGCCGCCACGGTTTTTACGTTAAAGGGGTAACCCTGAGCACGCAGTTCATCCGTCAGGCGTGGGGCACCGTAACGCTGTTTTGACCGGGTAAAAGCCGCGAGGACAACGCTGTCGCAGTGTTGGCGGAACTGCTGACGCGTGCTTATCCTTGTCCGCCGCTGACACCACGTATACCAGCCGCTGCGGGCCACCCGGAGAACGCGGCACATTGCTTTGATGCTGAACTCAGCCTGATGTTTTTCAATAAAGACATACTTCATTTCAGGCGCTTCGCGAAGTATGTCGCGGCCTTTTGGAGGATAGCCAGCTCTTCATCCCGTTCTGCCAGCTGGCGTTTGAGACGTGCAATCTCGGTAGACATCTCCAGTTCACGTTCAGAAGACGTCTGCTGATTTTGCTGTTTACTGCGCCAGTTGTAGAGCTGTGATTCATACAGGCTGAGTTCACGGGCTGCGGCAGTAACACCGATGCGTTCAGCAAGCTTCAGGGCTTCACTGCGAAATTCAGGCGAATGCTGTTTACGGGGTTTTTTACTGGTTGATACTGTTTTTGTCATGTGAGTCACCTCTGACTGAGAGTTTACTCACTTAGCCGCGTGTCCACTATTGCTGGGTAAGATCACTGTGGCTCCAACAAACTTCAGTGAGGAAAAACTTACACGTATTGCGGTTGCCACACAAACTGTGGTGATCTAGTCAGTAATGTCCCTAATCAGGTACTGAGTTATCAGGGAGTAACAACACCACTGGCTGAAGATGACAGTGTGGCATATTCCTGGAAACTGTTTATTGGTGATACTCAGAAATACCAGAACGCGTCCCTTCATGTCCCTATGGCAGCGTCGGTATCGCAGGCGTTCAGGCTGGCGAAGAAAGAACTGGCACAGCAGAAAATAACTAAATTTATTGTCGCCGGTGCCTCCAAACGTGGCTGGGCCGCGTGGCTGACTGCGCTGTCTGATCCGGACGTCGATGCTGTTGTTCCTTTCGTTATGGACCTGCTGGATACTAAAAAGTCTCTTGAACACATATATCAGTCATATGGAAAAAACTGGCCGGTAGCTTTTTATCCCTATTATAAACAGGGCATTGACCAGCAGATTGGTACGGATGAATTTGCAAGTCTGATGACGCTTGAAGATCCTCTGACTTATCTGAATACCGATATGGGGGAGCACCTGAAAATTGATAAATATATTATTAATGCCAGCGGAGATGATTTCTATGTGCTTGACAACAGTCATTTTTATTATAAGCAAAGAGCTGGCGGTAATCTTCTTAGAGAAGCCGGCAACCGTTTTACAGTGGACAGCCATAAACCCGGCCGCAAGGGATTTTCGTTATGCCTGCGATATTAAATACAACTCAGTTCCCGTCAGCCTGACCGGCGACAATCATACACTCAGCATTCCGCTGACGTCTCCCAGCGACGGATGGCAGGCCACTTACATTGAGGCCACCTTTAGTGACGGCTATGTGGCCACAACCCAAGTGTATATTACTCCTGATGATAAATATCCTGAAAGGGGTCCACTTGGAAAACGGAATCTATGGTCACTCCCGTTTTTGCAACACCGATTTTGACGACAAGTTGGCTTGCTTGAATCTATCCGGCGTCTGAATGGGATTTTATTCCCGCGCCTTGATGAGTTCCGCGCCTGATGAACCTCCAGAAAATATACGGCTTCAATGAGCCTTTCCGTTTTACAGGTTCCTCAACAGGCCGGTGGGCCGTTAGTATCATCAATATCAGTATTCGCAAAACCAGATCAGTAATTCTTTAAACCGGTGTATTTCTGCCGTTATGCTACATAAGTTTGCTGTCGTGCCGTTAGGGCCCAGGCTATTCTGGCCAGCTTGTTTGCCAGAGCACAAGTGACGACAAAGTTGCTTTTCCGGCACAGTAAATCCCTGACCCAATCGGCCAATTTTCCAGACTGGTGTTCCAGTTTTTGTATGAATACCCTGGCACATTGAACCAACAAAGTTCGGATCTTTTTATTACCTCGCTTACTAATTCCCAGCAATGTCGTCCTACCTCCCGTGCTGTACTGCCGAGGTACAAGCCCTGTTGCCGCCGCAAAGTCACGGCTGCTGGCGTACTGCTTCCCGTCGCCAATCTCAGTTGAAATAGTACTCGCTGTCAGTGTTCCGACGCAGGGAATGCTCAGCAAGCGCTGTCCAACCTCATCTTCGTCCAACTTTCGTTTCAACTGGGATTCCAAATCTTTAATCTGCTCAACAAGATAGTGATAATGCTGTTGTAATTTCAGCAATAACTGGCTGAGGTAAAGAGGCAAACTATTGTCCTCAAGAATGGTACTCAGTCGGCTAATAACGGCAGCTCCTCGGGGAACGCTAATGCCAAATTCCAGCAGAAAAGCATGCATTTGATTGGTTGTTTTTACCTTATCCTGAACCAGGGATTCACGGACACGATGCAGAGCCCGCATTGCCTGCTGAGATTCCGTTCTGGGCTGCACAAAACGCATAGACGGACGCGATGCAGCTTCACAAATAGCTTCGGCGTCGACAAAGTCGTTTTTATTGCTTTTAACGAACGGGCGGACAAATTGTGGTGATATCAGCTTTGGGGAATGCCCCAACTCTTCCAACTTGCGTGCCATAAAGTGAGAACCGCCACAGGCTTCCATTGCGATGGTTGTAGCGGGGCATGTCGCCAAAAATTCGATCAACTTTGGCCGGGTAAATTTTTTACGGTAAACAGCCTTCCCGCGACGATCCTGGCAATGAATATGGAAAGAGTTTTTACCCAGATCGATACCAATGAGCGCAATGTTTTCCATGATAGTTCTCCGAATGAAAGCCTGTCCTCAGCATAGTACCGGGAAGGAGGGAGTGACCATCTCATTAAATATCCCACGCTAAGGCTGTTGTTTGTACGATTCGATATCGACACTGCGTAATGGCCGGTACTTCCCTGTACCCAGCTTAAGATTATTACGCCAGACATCATCCCCATTAAGATTGATATGCTCCCAGCCCAACGGCGAAAGGTGAGTGCAGTTGGTCATTAATCGGGAGCTTTTTTCGTTTCAGGGACTCAATGGCTCTTTCTATGTATACCGTGTTCCATAATTTTTCACTCCGTTGAAAACGGAGTACGTGGCAATCGTATCAGTGATACAGTTGAGGCAATTGACACGAATCCCCTTTCCGGTATTGATGGCATCAGTTGAAGAGCATGTTATTCTCTTGAGCTATTTGTGCCACACAGGCGCGGGGGGCGTTTTTTACCACGGGGACTTCGGGCATAAAAACAAGGGGCCGCAAACGCGGCCCTTAATTCAGATCTAACCGGGTACGCTATCTGTTGCCCTGGAAAATTGATCTGACAACTCAGTAAAGCTCAATACGGTTCTGACGAGCAGCTTACCTGCCTGTTTGCGTTTCAGAGCTTATTCTCTGCTGTCTGATAGCCACAGCTGAGACGAACAAACAGCATTGCCGTTGCGGCGAGTCCGCACAGCGCCGCGCACATGAGCCACCACCCCGGAGAACTCTTATCGCCGGTCAACTGGACCAATGCGGTGGAGATAGCAGGCGTCAGGCCGCCGAAAATCGCTGTCGCAAGACTAAAGGCCAGCGAAAAACCCACGGTTCGGACATAAACCGGCATCACTTCGGTCAGGGCCGCCACCATCGCACCGTTATACATGCCAAAAAAGAACGAGAACCAGAGCAGCACCAGCGTCATGCGGGTGAAGTCAGGGGCAGCGGTAAGCCAGTTCATCACCGGCCAGGTGGTGACGAGGGCGAGCAAGGTGATGCCCATCAGCACCGGGCGTCGCCCGATCCGATCAGAGATAGCGCCGCCAATCGGCAGCCAGATGAAGTTAGAAATCCCTACCAGCATGGTGACTACCAGGCTGTCACGTGCGCTCAGGTTCAACACCGTTCTCCCGTAAGTGGGGGTATAGACAGTAATAAAATAAAAGGTCGTGGTCGTCATCGCTACCAGCAGGGTACCCGCGGTGATGATGCGCCAGTTTTTAGCAATGGTGGTAAAAATTTCCCGGGTGTCCGGACGGTGTTTACGTTGTAAAAAGGCTTCAGTTTCCTGTAGCGAACGTCGAAGAACAAAAATCAGCGGAATAATCATGCAGCCAATGAAGAACGGGATTCGCCAACCCCATTCGGAGATTTCATCGTGTCCCAGCGTGACATTCAGACCGTAGCCGATCAGCGCGGCGACGACAATCGCCACCTGCTGGCTGGCCGATTGCCAACTGGTGTAAAAGCCTTTATTGCCTGGTGTAGCGATCTCAGAAAGATAAACAGAGACGCCGCCCAGTTCGACGCCAGCAGAAAATCCCTGTAGCAGACGCCCCACCAGGACCAGCACGGGAGCCAGCAGGCCGATAGTCTGATAACCCGGCACGAGGGCGATGAGCAGCGTGCCGCAGCCCATAATCGCTAGGGTGACCATCAGCCCTTTCCGTCGGCCGATCCTGTCGATATATGCGCCTAACACCACGGCCCCGATAGGGCGCATTAAAAATCCGGAGCCAAAAACGGCAAAAGTAAGCATTAATGCGGCAAACTCACTTTCGGCAGGAAAAAACGTCTTTGCGATATAAGTGGCGTAAAAACCAAACAGGAAAAAATCGAACTGTTCGAGAAAATTACCGCTGGTCACACGCAGTATTGCGCCGAACGTGCCAGCACGCGATGGTTGTTGAGTCATTGAAGTTGCTCCACTGTCTTATCAGAATTATGTATAGAGGTAAGAGTTTGCGGGTTAGTCGCCTACGCCCCCCGCCTGTTTTCCACGTCGCTTCTCAATCGCCCATTTGAGTAAAGACGCGCAGCGGTAAAATCCGTGGGCAAATTTTCCGTATGGAATGGTCAAAAAAAGCGCCATGACCACGCCAAGATGGATGGCAAGCAGGATCCCCATCCATGAGGTGTCTCTTCCCGCCAGCAAACCTATACCGGTCAGGCTGGTCAGGAGCAGCAGTAAAATAAAACCGCGATCCATCGGTTTCTGTCGCGCGTCGCCATGCAGTGGCGAGCGCTTAAGGTTTAACCACAGCAGGCCTGCCGGGCCGACAATTAAACCGATTCCTCCGAGCGTGCCAAGCATGACCGGCACGCTGAAGAACGGGTAGGGGGCTTCCCAACCGGCGAAGTAGTGGTAACCTGTCGCCACCACGGTCGCGGCGAAACAGAGCATAAAGCCGTAGAAGGTGAAATGGTGGAAACGACGACGCATCAATGTGAAAGCATCGTCCGCCTCGTTGCAGCCTTTGCCATGACCGCCGTCGAGGTATTTCAGCGTCAGCGCGTTGTGCGACGCTTCGGCAATTTCCGCCGGACGCGGCCCGACGGGAGAGATCTCGCGCCAGAAGCGGATCACCCCTGCCATTAGTAAACCGATCGCCAGCATGAAAACCGATCCAAACATCCATGCCAGCAGGTTGTGCGGGAAGATTTGGTAGAAATCACCGGCCAGCGGCGGATGGAGTAGCGATCCCTTCATCCCCATCGCGAGGAGTAAAAAGAGGATCAGACTAAAGACCAGTGCCAGCGTCACGGTGACGCCAGCCTGGCGATACAGCGCCCCGAAGGCCGCCGGTTGCGCGTAGTGTTGATACGTTTCTAGACGCACTTCCGCCATTGCTTTCGGCACGTTGATCGCAAACTCATGGGGTGGAGCATACTGGCAGGCGTGCAGGCAGGCGCCGCAGTTATGGCACAGGTTTGCCAGATAGTTAATGTCGGCTTTGCCAAATTCCAGTCGCTGAGTCATCGCCGGGAACACGGCGCAAAACCCTTCGCAATAGCGACAGGCATTACACACCTGCATCACCCGCTCGACTTCAGCTTCTGGCTCGGTGAGAATTTTGGCCTCGATGATCAGTTTTTCAAGCTGCTTCATGATGCGCCTCCTTACGTGCTGCCTGCGCCGCTTCTTTACCTGCGATGCGACCAAACGTGGTGCCGATGGACATGCCGACACCGGCGGTATAGCCCTTGCCCAGTACGTTGCCAGCCATCATCTCACCGGCAACGAACAGGTTACGGCTGGGGGTGCCTGCGAAGTGAACCGCAGCGTGTTCATTCACTTTCAGTCCCAGGTAGGTAAAGGTGATCCCCGGTCGCAGGGCATAACCGTAGTAAGGGGGCGTATTAATAGGCCGCGCCCAGTGCGTTTTCGGTGGCGTCAGGCCCTGCGTCGCGCAGTTATCCAGCTTCGTGTGATCAAACTGACCCGGCTGACAGGCCTGATTGTAGTGCTCCACGGTATGGGTAAAGCGTTCGGGATCCAGCCCCAACTGGCGGGCCAGTTCACTCAGCGTATTGGCCTGTGCGCCGGGGAAAACCGGCGGCATAAAGTGACCGATCGCTTTACTGTCGATAATGGAGTAGCCAATCTGCCCCGGCTGTTGGGCAACCAGACGCCCCCAGATGGCATAGCGTTTCGGCCAGAAATCTTCCCCTTCATCGTAAAAGCGCTCCGCGTCCCGGTTGACTACCACACCAAGTGAGACGCAATCCACGCGGGTACAAATGCCGCCGTCGTACAACGGAGCCCGGGCATCAATCGCCACACAGTGGGACTGAGACGGATCGCCGATAATGTCAGCACCGGCATCGATCATAAACTTGAGCAAGACGCCCTGATTAAAGCGGGTGCCGCGAATGAGGAAGTTATCGGCTGGCCATTCGCCACGAGCGTTCTCTCCCCAGGCGTCGCGCAGCCATTCGCGGTTGGATTCAAATCCACCGGCGGCGAGTACGCAGGCTTTCGCCTCAATGCGCTCGTGGCCTGCCAGGGCTGCGATGAATTCGCCGTTGTGCAATTCAAGTGCCTGTACCGGAGTGTTGTAGCGAATCTGTACCCCCAGCTTTTCTGCGCTGCGGTAATAGGCGTTCACGAGGGCTTTACCGCCGCCCATGAAGAAGGCATTGGTACGCGCCACGTGCAGCGCGCCAGAGAGCGGAGGCTGAAAATTAACGCCGTGATGACGCATCCAGTCGCGACACTGGGAAGAGGTCCGGATCACCAGTCGCGCCAACGCTTCATTGGTATTGCCTTCGGTGACACGCCAGAGATCCTGCCAGAACTCCTCTTCGGGATAACTCTCGACCAGCACATCCTGTGGCGCATCGTGCATACAGCGTAAATTGCGCGTGTGTTGGGAATTCCCGCCGCGCCATTCCCGGGGCGCAGCCTCTAACAACAGCACGGAAGCTCCTGCCTCACGGGCGGTTAAGGCGGCACATAACGCGGCATTACCACCGCCAATCACCAGTACATCAACCATCGTCTACTCCATTACCATTTAACTATTTGTTAAATTTGTAATTGAAATGTATACGTATGATTGTATGGGCGCTATAACGAATAGCTAAAGATGGGTTTAGGGAGCGTAAAGGGTTGCGCCCGGCCAATGACCGGTTTTAACGAGTTCACGCATGACTTTTGTGAGTATTACGCGGACTGCAAGACCGGCAGGGGTGAGTTCATCGTCCGACAGACTGACCAGAAAAT comes from Escherichia coli and encodes:
- a CDS encoding PhoPQ-activated protein PqaA family protein translates to MAEDDSVAYSWKLFIGDTQKYQNASLHVPMAASVSQAFRLAKKELAQQKITKFIVAGASKRGWAAWLTALSDPDVDAVVPFVMDLLDTKKSLEHIYQSYGKNWPVAFYPYYKQGIDQQIGTDEFASLMTLEDPLTYLNTDMGEHLKIDKYIINASGDDFYVLDNSHFYYKQRAGGNLLREAGNRFTVDSHKPGRKGFSLCLRY
- a CDS encoding IS110-like element IS4321 family transposase, whose product is MENIALIGIDLGKNSFHIHCQDRRGKAVYRKKFTRPKLIEFLATCPATTIAMEACGGSHFMARKLEELGHSPKLISPQFVRPFVKSNKNDFVDAEAICEAASRPSMRFVQPRTESQQAMRALHRVRESLVQDKVKTTNQMHAFLLEFGISVPRGAAVISRLSTILEDNSLPLYLSQLLLKLQQHYHYLVEQIKDLESQLKRKLDEDEVGQRLLSIPCVGTLTASTISTEIGDGKQYASSRDFAAATGLVPRQYSTGGRTTLLGISKRGNKKIRTLLVQCARVFIQKLEHQSGKLADWVRDLLCRKSNFVVTCALANKLARIAWALTARQQTYVA
- the tcuC gene encoding tricarballylate/proton symporter TcuC; translation: MTQQPSRAGTFGAILRVTSGNFLEQFDFFLFGFYATYIAKTFFPAESEFAALMLTFAVFGSGFLMRPIGAVVLGAYIDRIGRRKGLMVTLAIMGCGTLLIALVPGYQTIGLLAPVLVLVGRLLQGFSAGVELGGVSVYLSEIATPGNKGFYTSWQSASQQVAIVVAALIGYGLNVTLGHDEISEWGWRIPFFIGCMIIPLIFVLRRSLQETEAFLQRKHRPDTREIFTTIAKNWRIITAGTLLVAMTTTTFYFITVYTPTYGRTVLNLSARDSLVVTMLVGISNFIWLPIGGAISDRIGRRPVLMGITLLALVTTWPVMNWLTAAPDFTRMTLVLLWFSFFFGMYNGAMVAALTEVMPVYVRTVGFSLAFSLATAIFGGLTPAISTALVQLTGDKSSPGWWLMCAALCGLAATAMLFVRLSCGYQTAENKL
- the tcuB gene encoding tricarballylate utilization 4Fe-4S protein TcuB, producing the protein MKQLEKLIIEAKILTEPEAEVERVMQVCNACRYCEGFCAVFPAMTQRLEFGKADINYLANLCHNCGACLHACQYAPPHEFAINVPKAMAEVRLETYQHYAQPAAFGALYRQAGVTVTLALVFSLILFLLLAMGMKGSLLHPPLAGDFYQIFPHNLLAWMFGSVFMLAIGLLMAGVIRFWREISPVGPRPAEIAEASHNALTLKYLDGGHGKGCNEADDAFTLMRRRFHHFTFYGFMLCFAATVVATGYHYFAGWEAPYPFFSVPVMLGTLGGIGLIVGPAGLLWLNLKRSPLHGDARQKPMDRGFILLLLLTSLTGIGLLAGRDTSWMGILLAIHLGVVMALFLTIPYGKFAHGFYRCASLLKWAIEKRRGKQAGGVGD
- the tcuA gene encoding FAD-dependent tricarballylate dehydrogenase TcuA, which produces MVDVLVIGGGNAALCAALTAREAGASVLLLEAAPREWRGGNSQHTRNLRCMHDAPQDVLVESYPEEEFWQDLWRVTEGNTNEALARLVIRTSSQCRDWMRHHGVNFQPPLSGALHVARTNAFFMGGGKALVNAYYRSAEKLGVQIRYNTPVQALELHNGEFIAALAGHERIEAKACVLAAGGFESNREWLRDAWGENARGEWPADNFLIRGTRFNQGVLLKFMIDAGADIIGDPSQSHCVAIDARAPLYDGGICTRVDCVSLGVVVNRDAERFYDEGEDFWPKRYAIWGRLVAQQPGQIGYSIIDSKAIGHFMPPVFPGAQANTLSELARQLGLDPERFTHTVEHYNQACQPGQFDHTKLDNCATQGLTPPKTHWARPINTPPYYGYALRPGITFTYLGLKVNEHAAVHFAGTPSRNLFVAGEMMAGNVLGKGYTAGVGMSIGTTFGRIAGKEAAQAARKEAHHEAA